Proteins encoded together in one Synechococcus sp. A15-62 window:
- the aroC gene encoding chorismate synthase, translating into MGSSFGDLFRISTFGESHGGGVGVIVEGCPPRLNLSVESIQAELDRRKPGQSHITTPRKEADQVEVLSGLLDGETTLGTPIAMVVRNKDQRPGDYKDMAVAFRPSHADATYQAKYGIQARSGGGRASARETIGRVAAGAIAKQMLKQAAGTEILAWVKRIHNIEASGIDPQRVQLSDVEANIVRCPEPAVAERMVKRIEAIGREGDSCGGVIECVVRHPAVGLGMPVFDKLEADLAKAVMSLPATKGFEIGSGFDGTLLKGSEHNDAFLPSDDGRLKTATNNSGGIQGGISNGEPIVIRVAFKPTATIRKEQQTINSDGKATKLAGKGRHDPCVLPRAVPMVEAMVALVLADHLLRQQGQCSLW; encoded by the coding sequence ATGGGCAGCAGCTTCGGCGACCTCTTCCGGATCAGCACCTTCGGTGAATCCCACGGGGGAGGGGTGGGTGTGATTGTTGAGGGCTGTCCACCACGGCTCAACCTCAGCGTCGAATCGATTCAGGCCGAACTGGATCGACGCAAGCCAGGCCAGAGTCACATCACCACACCGCGAAAGGAAGCGGACCAGGTGGAAGTTCTCAGTGGCCTGCTGGATGGCGAGACCACGCTTGGCACCCCAATCGCCATGGTCGTGCGGAACAAGGACCAACGGCCGGGGGATTACAAGGACATGGCGGTCGCCTTCCGCCCATCCCATGCCGATGCCACTTACCAGGCCAAATATGGAATTCAGGCCCGCAGCGGTGGGGGACGTGCATCGGCACGGGAAACCATCGGCCGAGTCGCTGCAGGTGCAATCGCCAAGCAGATGCTGAAACAAGCGGCAGGAACTGAAATCCTGGCCTGGGTGAAGCGGATCCACAACATCGAAGCCTCCGGCATCGACCCGCAACGGGTTCAGCTCAGCGATGTAGAAGCCAACATCGTGCGATGTCCCGAACCGGCGGTAGCCGAGCGGATGGTTAAGCGCATCGAAGCCATCGGCCGCGAAGGTGATTCCTGCGGCGGGGTGATCGAATGCGTGGTGCGCCATCCCGCCGTTGGTTTAGGCATGCCGGTGTTCGACAAACTCGAGGCCGACCTCGCCAAAGCTGTGATGTCGTTACCGGCCACCAAGGGTTTTGAAATTGGGTCCGGTTTCGATGGAACGCTGTTGAAAGGCAGCGAGCACAACGATGCTTTTCTGCCGAGCGACGACGGTCGGCTGAAAACCGCCACCAACAACTCCGGTGGCATCCAGGGGGGCATCAGCAATGGTGAGCCGATTGTGATCCGGGTGGCCTTCAAGCCAACGGCCACGATCCGCAAAGAGCAGCAGACCATCAATTCCGATGGCAAGGCCACCAAACTCGCAGGGAAAGGACGGCATGACCCCTGCGTTCTGCCGCGGGCCGTACCGATGGTGGAGGCGATGGTGGCACTCGTTCTGGCTGATCACCTGCTGAGGCAACAGGGGCAATGCAGCCTTTGGTGA
- a CDS encoding photosystem II manganese-stabilizing polypeptide codes for MRIRPLLAVVLALCLAFFTTACSGDSDAVQRGGSNVTYDDIHNTGKANDCPTIGDSARGSIPLTAGGSYELREICMHPVQVYAKEEPKNIRQQAEFVEGKILTRYTSSLDSVFGDLKVTESGLQFQEKGGIDFQPITVLVPGGEEFPFTFSSKSLNANAEGSALTTSTDFEGTYRTPSYRTSNFIDPKGRALTTGVQYAQGLVALGGDDEQLEKDNNKRYIDGVGTMSLSITKVDPETGEFAGVFSAIQPSDSDMGGREVVDIKITGDLYGRLEEA; via the coding sequence ATGCGCATTCGTCCTCTGCTGGCCGTCGTGCTGGCGCTCTGCCTCGCGTTCTTCACTACGGCCTGCAGCGGCGACAGTGATGCAGTCCAGCGTGGTGGTTCCAACGTCACTTACGACGACATCCACAACACCGGCAAAGCCAACGATTGCCCCACGATCGGGGACTCAGCACGGGGCTCGATTCCTTTGACTGCCGGTGGCAGTTACGAGCTGCGTGAGATCTGCATGCACCCCGTGCAGGTCTACGCCAAGGAGGAGCCCAAGAACATTCGCCAGCAGGCGGAGTTTGTTGAGGGCAAGATCCTCACCCGTTACACCTCCAGCCTCGATTCTGTCTTCGGTGATCTGAAGGTGACGGAATCCGGCCTCCAATTCCAGGAGAAAGGCGGCATCGACTTCCAGCCGATCACCGTTCTGGTGCCCGGTGGCGAGGAGTTCCCCTTCACCTTCTCCAGCAAGTCACTGAATGCCAATGCTGAGGGTTCGGCGTTGACCACCAGCACCGACTTTGAAGGCACCTACCGCACCCCCAGCTACCGCACCAGCAACTTCATCGATCCCAAGGGTCGTGCCCTGACCACTGGTGTTCAATACGCCCAAGGCCTCGTGGCACTTGGTGGTGACGACGAGCAGCTCGAGAAGGACAACAACAAGCGCTACATCGATGGCGTTGGAACCATGAGCCTGTCCATCACCAAGGTGGATCCTGAAACCGGCGAATTCGCTGGCGTGTTCAGCGCCATCCAACCCTCCGACTCCGACATGGGTGGTCGTGAAGTGGTCGACATCAAGATCACTGGTGATCTCTACGGCCGCCTTGAAGAGGCCTGA
- a CDS encoding NAD(P)/FAD-dependent oxidoreductase — MASNHYFLELEPPAERLRDAPHVVIVGGGFAGVHACKALAKADVRITLIDKRNFNLFQPLLYQVATGLVSRSDVATPLRELVGTQDNVQVLLGEVTAVNPEGKQIVFNGKAYSYDHLILATGSGSTYFGHEDWRTFAPPMKILEHSEEIRRRLLMAMEQAEQTPNPEARQFLQTVVIVGGGPTGCEMAGAVSELMRWALNSAFKQLDSQKTRIVLVDPGDRVLRAMPEELSKEAQKALELNGVEFIPQGRVQTMRSGEVVISSPDGDVRIQAATVIWTAGVKPSHLGQKLTEATGCELDRGGRVIVNPDFSIPNHPEIRIAGDLCSYSHTVNGKPLPGMAAPAKQAGTFIGKDIAAMVAGRSRPTFRYFDFGSMAVVQASAVADLHSFKVSGRMGLLLWAIVHLALMPNRENRITLSIKWLYVLATRERASILLTDMPSQHLALDAEDAHFPMASGKGPSIAEPDAALKAAMDYYAHQLSGLPQTQELLDTKEASVADSEAAIK; from the coding sequence GTGGCGAGCAACCATTACTTTCTGGAACTTGAACCGCCAGCTGAGCGGCTGCGTGATGCCCCGCATGTGGTCATCGTTGGCGGCGGCTTTGCAGGGGTGCATGCCTGCAAGGCTCTGGCCAAGGCGGATGTGCGCATCACCCTGATTGACAAGCGCAACTTCAACCTATTTCAGCCGTTGCTGTATCAGGTTGCTACCGGATTGGTCTCAAGGAGCGATGTCGCCACCCCTCTGAGAGAACTGGTGGGAACGCAAGACAACGTGCAGGTGCTCCTGGGCGAGGTCACCGCGGTGAACCCCGAGGGCAAGCAGATCGTGTTCAACGGCAAGGCCTACAGCTATGACCATCTGATCCTGGCGACGGGTTCGGGCAGCACCTACTTCGGCCATGAGGACTGGCGCACCTTTGCGCCCCCGATGAAAATCCTCGAGCACTCCGAAGAGATTCGACGCCGTCTGCTGATGGCGATGGAGCAGGCAGAGCAGACGCCGAATCCCGAGGCTCGCCAATTTCTGCAGACCGTTGTGATTGTGGGCGGAGGCCCCACCGGTTGTGAGATGGCTGGCGCCGTTTCAGAGCTCATGCGATGGGCTCTGAACAGTGCCTTCAAACAGCTTGATTCCCAGAAAACGAGAATCGTGTTGGTGGACCCCGGCGACAGGGTTCTGAGAGCGATGCCAGAAGAGCTCTCCAAAGAAGCCCAGAAAGCCCTTGAGCTGAATGGCGTGGAATTCATACCCCAAGGCCGCGTCCAAACCATGCGAAGCGGAGAGGTTGTGATCAGCAGCCCAGATGGGGATGTTCGTATCCAGGCGGCAACGGTGATCTGGACTGCTGGAGTCAAACCATCCCATCTGGGACAGAAGCTGACAGAGGCCACGGGCTGCGAACTCGATCGCGGTGGGAGGGTGATCGTCAATCCCGATTTCTCGATTCCGAACCATCCCGAGATCCGCATCGCCGGTGATCTATGCAGCTACAGCCACACCGTGAATGGCAAGCCACTGCCTGGGATGGCCGCTCCCGCCAAACAAGCCGGCACATTCATCGGCAAAGACATCGCGGCCATGGTGGCTGGACGTTCCCGCCCCACGTTCCGCTATTTCGATTTCGGCAGCATGGCCGTGGTGCAGGCGAGTGCCGTCGCCGACCTGCATAGCTTCAAAGTTTCCGGCCGAATGGGTCTGCTGCTTTGGGCCATTGTCCACCTGGCTTTGATGCCGAACCGGGAGAACCGGATCACGTTGAGCATCAAGTGGTTGTACGTGCTGGCTACCCGTGAGCGGGCATCAATTCTGCTCACAGACATGCCGAGCCAGCATCTGGCCCTTGATGCGGAGGATGCCCACTTCCCGATGGCCAGCGGCAAAGGTCCCTCCATCGCCGAACCGGATGCCGCCCTCAAGGCAGCCATGGATTACTACGCCCATCAACTCAGTGGCCTTCCCCAAACTCAGGAGCTGCTCGACACCAAGGAGGCCTCAGTAGCGGATTCGGAAGCTGCCATCAAATAG
- a CDS encoding aspartyl/asparaginyl beta-hydroxylase domain-containing protein, whose translation MSSSKAKRKQRTPIQRVIRWGPWHYRFWREIARWCYEQSLHNPAVVPADVGFPAHRQLLECYQQIRQETLEVALSGRLPANHDIMQQQRTLYEFDRKIWGMLPLRGYGYNYPANQALIPSLRSFLQHHPYVVSAAVSLFPPGKVLRPHKGPFKGVWRYHLPLYVEDFGDGRSSCELTIDGQNYYLQEGEGFLWDDTFMHSAINRSNQPRVVLLFDVFRKDQPFWLVGMSWIFLWVAQIWQHVQNMRGRAGLQ comes from the coding sequence GTGAGCAGCTCAAAGGCAAAGCGAAAACAACGCACCCCCATCCAACGTGTGATCCGCTGGGGACCATGGCACTACCGCTTCTGGCGCGAAATCGCACGCTGGTGCTACGAGCAATCGCTGCACAACCCTGCAGTCGTTCCGGCGGACGTCGGCTTCCCAGCCCATCGGCAGCTGCTGGAGTGTTATCAGCAGATCCGTCAGGAGACGCTGGAAGTGGCCCTCTCGGGGCGCTTGCCCGCCAACCACGACATCATGCAGCAACAGCGCACGCTGTATGAATTCGACCGCAAGATCTGGGGGATGCTGCCCTTACGGGGATATGGCTACAACTACCCCGCCAATCAGGCGCTGATCCCCTCCCTGCGGAGCTTTCTCCAGCATCATCCTTACGTTGTTTCGGCTGCCGTGAGTCTGTTCCCCCCCGGGAAGGTTCTACGACCCCACAAAGGTCCCTTCAAAGGGGTATGGAGATATCACCTGCCGTTGTACGTGGAGGATTTTGGCGACGGCCGCAGTTCCTGCGAACTGACAATTGATGGCCAGAACTATTACCTGCAGGAGGGTGAAGGATTTCTCTGGGACGACACCTTCATGCACTCCGCCATCAATCGCTCCAACCAGCCAAGGGTGGTGTTGCTGTTCGACGTCTTTCGCAAAGACCAACCGTTTTGGCTGGTTGGGATGAGCTGGATCTTCCTCTGGGTGGCTCAGATCTGGCAGCACGTGCAGAACATGCGCGGGCGTGCAGGACTGCAATGA
- the sat gene encoding sulfate adenylyltransferase yields the protein MTANASAPSQRSGVIAPYGGTLVDLLVAEADRAAVKATATKTIECSDRNACDVELLCVGGFSPLRGFMHQEDYDAVVSGHRLAAGQLFGLPIVMDTDRDDVVVGDKLLLTYKGQDLAVLEVEDKWEPNKVAEAKGCYGTTSIEHPAVRMITMERKRFYLGGSLQGLALPERVFPCKTPAEVRAGLPEGEDVVAFQCRNPIHRAHYELFTRALHAQNVSDNAVVLVHPTCGPTQQDDIPGAVRFQTYERLAAEVNNDSIRWAYLPYAMHMAGPREALQHMIIRRNYGCTHFIIGRDMAGCKSSLTGDDFYGPYDAQNFAKECAPELTMETVPSMNLVYTQEEGYVTAEHAEARGLHVKKLSGTQFRKMLRGGEEIPEWFAFKSVVEVLRAA from the coding sequence ATGACCGCCAATGCTTCCGCTCCCTCCCAGCGATCCGGTGTGATTGCTCCCTACGGCGGAACGCTGGTAGATCTGTTGGTGGCCGAGGCTGATCGCGCCGCTGTGAAAGCCACCGCGACCAAAACGATCGAGTGTTCCGATCGCAACGCCTGTGATGTGGAGCTGCTCTGCGTTGGTGGCTTCTCTCCCCTGCGTGGCTTCATGCACCAGGAGGACTACGACGCTGTGGTCAGTGGTCATCGTCTGGCAGCGGGCCAGCTGTTCGGTTTGCCGATCGTGATGGACACCGACCGCGACGACGTGGTGGTGGGCGACAAGCTGCTGCTCACCTACAAGGGTCAGGATCTGGCCGTCCTCGAGGTGGAGGACAAGTGGGAACCCAACAAAGTGGCCGAAGCCAAGGGCTGCTACGGCACCACCTCCATCGAGCACCCTGCGGTGCGGATGATCACGATGGAGCGCAAGCGCTTCTACTTGGGTGGAAGCCTCCAGGGCCTTGCACTTCCCGAGCGGGTCTTCCCCTGCAAGACCCCGGCTGAGGTGCGTGCAGGCCTGCCCGAAGGCGAGGACGTGGTGGCGTTTCAGTGCCGTAACCCCATTCACCGCGCGCACTACGAGCTGTTCACCCGTGCCCTGCATGCACAGAACGTGAGTGACAACGCCGTGGTGCTCGTTCATCCCACCTGTGGCCCCACCCAACAGGACGACATCCCTGGTGCCGTTCGCTTCCAGACCTATGAGCGTCTGGCGGCCGAAGTGAACAACGACAGCATTCGCTGGGCTTACCTGCCCTACGCCATGCACATGGCAGGTCCGCGTGAAGCGCTGCAGCACATGATCATCCGCCGCAACTACGGATGCACCCACTTCATCATTGGCCGCGATATGGCCGGCTGCAAATCGTCTCTCACGGGTGACGACTTCTACGGCCCCTACGACGCGCAGAACTTTGCCAAGGAGTGCGCCCCCGAGCTCACGATGGAAACGGTTCCTTCTATGAACCTCGTCTACACCCAGGAAGAGGGCTATGTGACGGCGGAGCATGCCGAAGCCCGTGGTCTGCACGTGAAGAAGCTCAGCGGCACCCAGTTCCGCAAGATGCTGCGCGGTGGTGAGGAGATTCCCGAGTGGTTCGCCTTCAAGAGCGTGGTTGAGGTGCTCCGCGCCGCCTGA
- the coaBC gene encoding bifunctional phosphopantothenoylcysteine decarboxylase/phosphopantothenate--cysteine ligase CoaBC translates to MKTEQASPLSSPLCGRRVLVAVSGSIAAVKTPLLVSALIKAGAEVRCLVTASGAALVSPVALASLSRHRCYLEADQWDPAASRPLHIELAEWAELIIVAPLSASSLARWSQGSADGLLASVLLATEVPVIAAPAMNTAMWRHPAVQGNWLRIQSFPAVVPLVPASGLLACDRVGDGRMADPLLIELAAASVFSRGSVTPDATLDWSGLSVLVSAGPTQESIDPARFLSNRSSGRMGVLLSQAARFRGACVHLVHGPLDLPDAWLEGLQCTAVESAAELGSALHLAQPGSDVLVMAAAVADLRRDGPPPSKLTKLELQQALTSGWTEVPDLLSNLTRQRRSEQLVLGFTALTGSDAHLLERAESKRLAKGCDLMMVNPVDRDGQGFGDQPNGGWLLGDGWSRELPVTAKLSLAHHLLDALIEARDQAAASMES, encoded by the coding sequence ATGAAGACTGAGCAGGCGTCGCCACTGTCGTCGCCACTGTGCGGGCGGCGTGTGCTGGTGGCCGTCAGCGGCAGCATTGCTGCTGTGAAGACGCCTTTGCTCGTCAGCGCGCTGATCAAGGCCGGTGCTGAGGTGCGCTGTCTTGTGACCGCCAGTGGCGCGGCCCTGGTGAGCCCCGTCGCCCTCGCCAGCCTCAGTCGCCATCGCTGCTACCTCGAGGCTGACCAGTGGGACCCCGCTGCATCGAGACCGCTGCACATCGAGTTGGCGGAGTGGGCGGAGTTAATCATCGTCGCGCCCTTGAGTGCCAGCAGCCTGGCGCGCTGGAGTCAGGGTTCAGCCGATGGGTTGCTCGCCAGCGTTCTTCTGGCAACGGAAGTTCCGGTCATCGCAGCTCCGGCGATGAACACGGCCATGTGGCGCCACCCCGCGGTGCAAGGCAACTGGCTGCGCATTCAATCCTTTCCTGCAGTGGTCCCGCTCGTGCCAGCGTCAGGCCTGTTGGCCTGTGATCGCGTTGGCGATGGGCGCATGGCCGATCCGCTGTTGATTGAGCTGGCAGCTGCGTCTGTGTTCAGCCGCGGCTCGGTGACTCCTGACGCAACCCTTGATTGGTCGGGGCTGTCCGTTCTTGTTTCGGCCGGACCGACCCAGGAGTCGATTGATCCAGCCCGTTTCCTGAGCAACCGCAGCAGCGGTCGCATGGGAGTGCTTCTGTCGCAGGCGGCACGCTTCCGTGGTGCCTGCGTGCATTTGGTGCATGGCCCATTGGACCTCCCCGATGCCTGGCTTGAGGGCCTGCAATGCACTGCGGTGGAGAGTGCCGCCGAACTCGGTTCAGCTCTGCACTTGGCTCAGCCCGGATCCGATGTGCTCGTGATGGCTGCTGCCGTTGCTGACCTTCGGCGGGATGGGCCTCCTCCAAGCAAGCTGACCAAGTTGGAGCTTCAGCAGGCTCTGACCTCCGGTTGGACTGAGGTGCCTGATCTGCTGTCAAACCTGACCCGCCAACGCCGTTCTGAACAGCTGGTGCTCGGCTTCACAGCGCTCACAGGCAGTGATGCCCATCTGCTGGAGCGGGCTGAAAGCAAGCGGCTGGCGAAGGGCTGCGATTTGATGATGGTGAATCCCGTGGACCGTGATGGTCAGGGTTTCGGAGACCAGCCGAATGGAGGCTGGTTGCTCGGAGATGGCTGGAGCCGAGAGCTGCCTGTGACGGCAAAGCTCTCTCTGGCTCATCACTTGCTTGACGCTCTGATCGAGGCTCGGGATCAGGCCGCGGCGTCGATGGAGTCCTGA
- a CDS encoding DUF565 domain-containing protein: MGITGFNPASSPETHAVRRLQSTRLQTNAGAALQRLENWARNPWRRLSLLAIAGLIGFLIGTAITPVAGVLGQMDPVAALLVVLGTELTIRRQRSSEPSLKLPQQLLDLGRIGFLYGLFLEGFKLI; encoded by the coding sequence ATGGGGATCACTGGTTTCAACCCTGCCTCTTCCCCTGAAACCCATGCCGTGCGACGGCTTCAATCCACCCGACTGCAGACCAACGCTGGAGCAGCGCTCCAAAGGCTGGAAAACTGGGCACGCAACCCATGGCGGCGATTGTCTTTGCTGGCGATTGCCGGGTTGATTGGCTTTTTGATCGGTACCGCGATCACACCGGTGGCAGGTGTTCTCGGTCAGATGGACCCTGTTGCAGCGCTGTTGGTGGTGCTGGGCACTGAACTCACAATTCGGCGGCAACGCAGCTCCGAACCATCACTGAAGCTGCCCCAACAGCTCCTCGATCTTGGTCGTATCGGCTTTCTCTACGGCCTCTTTCTCGAAGGGTTCAAGCTGATCTGA
- a CDS encoding cupin domain-containing protein, with translation MNQTEALIQQLGLMPHPEGGWYRELHRSSDQVQRQDGAERSALTAILFLLPAGAVSCWHRVIGADEVWTHVDGATLELLQCQADGTGLQRDALQPSNPVQVVPANAWQAARSLGDYSLVSCCVGPGFDFFDFEMARQQPTTERPKLPHPELI, from the coding sequence ATGAATCAGACGGAAGCCCTGATCCAGCAGCTCGGCCTGATGCCTCATCCGGAGGGGGGCTGGTACCGCGAGTTGCATCGCAGTTCAGACCAAGTGCAGCGACAGGACGGTGCCGAGCGATCTGCCTTGACGGCCATTCTGTTTTTGCTGCCCGCCGGTGCTGTGAGTTGCTGGCATCGGGTGATCGGTGCAGACGAAGTCTGGACGCACGTTGATGGGGCAACCCTGGAGCTCTTGCAGTGCCAGGCCGATGGCACAGGGCTGCAACGTGATGCGTTGCAGCCATCGAACCCCGTCCAGGTGGTTCCCGCCAACGCCTGGCAGGCGGCGAGAAGTCTGGGTGACTACTCCCTGGTGAGCTGTTGTGTAGGACCAGGGTTTGACTTCTTCGATTTCGAGATGGCCCGGCAGCAACCCACGACAGAACGCCCAAAATTGCCCCATCCGGAGTTGATCTGA
- a CDS encoding DUF2555 domain-containing protein yields the protein MLTQERLDAFDEASTAELARRLEEDDYPSPFDSLSDWHLLRALAIHRPELILPYHHLVDQEPFDED from the coding sequence ATGCTCACGCAGGAACGGCTCGACGCTTTTGATGAGGCATCGACGGCCGAGCTCGCCCGCCGGCTTGAGGAGGACGACTACCCCTCACCTTTCGACAGCCTTTCGGATTGGCACCTGCTTCGGGCACTGGCTATCCACAGGCCCGAACTGATCCTTCCGTACCACCACCTGGTGGACCAAGAACCTTTTGATGAAGACTGA
- a CDS encoding bifunctional 4-hydroxy-2-oxoglutarate aldolase/2-dehydro-3-deoxy-phosphogluconate aldolase — translation MRQELLVASLQHQPLLLVIRPEPGDLVAAGSGSGLLEQVQQLHAAGLRHLEVAWLDQPGWMGFMQRVQDHCPGLNLGAASVTVSKALNDLSRLDLSYAMAPCWCPELVEQARELGVLLVPGVFSPTEVHQAIQFGCHVVKLFPAVNLGPGYWGRLRAPLGPLPFVIAAGGLEVSDLPAWLEAGHGAVALGRRVVGSPPAFQSLLDWLRQSTTQR, via the coding sequence GTGCGGCAAGAGCTCTTGGTGGCTTCCCTGCAGCACCAGCCTCTTTTGTTGGTGATTCGGCCTGAGCCAGGCGACCTCGTGGCTGCAGGTTCAGGCTCGGGTTTGTTGGAGCAGGTGCAGCAGCTTCATGCTGCAGGACTTCGGCATCTCGAGGTTGCCTGGCTGGACCAGCCAGGCTGGATGGGGTTCATGCAACGGGTGCAGGACCATTGCCCGGGACTGAATCTGGGGGCGGCCTCGGTGACGGTCTCCAAGGCGCTTAACGATCTTTCGCGGCTGGATCTCAGCTATGCGATGGCACCGTGCTGGTGTCCGGAGCTTGTGGAGCAGGCCAGAGAGCTTGGTGTTTTGTTGGTGCCTGGAGTTTTCAGCCCCACGGAGGTGCATCAAGCCATTCAGTTCGGCTGTCATGTCGTCAAGTTGTTTCCCGCCGTCAACCTTGGGCCTGGGTATTGGGGCCGCTTGCGGGCACCCCTGGGCCCCTTGCCCTTTGTGATTGCCGCTGGTGGTCTTGAGGTGAGCGATTTGCCCGCATGGCTGGAGGCTGGGCATGGAGCCGTTGCCCTGGGCCGCAGGGTGGTGGGATCGCCGCCTGCCTTTCAGTCACTTCTGGACTGGTTGCGCCAATCGACAACCCAGCGCTGA
- the ftsH gene encoding ATP-dependent zinc metalloprotease FtsH: MNKRWRNIGLGALLVLAIVVIAPAFFGGGGGSQPQVNTIRYSEFVEAVKDDQISRVLISPDQGTAQVVENDGRRAQVNLAPDRELLGLLTEHSVDIAVQPSRQTPGWQQAAGSLIFPLLLLGGLFFLFRRAQGGGGGNPAMQFGKSKARVQMEPSTQVTFTDVAGIEGAKLELTEVVDFLKNPDRFTAVGAKIPKGVLLVGPPGTGKTLLAKAVAGEAGVPFFSISGSEFVEMFVGVGASRVRDLFEQAKKNAPCIVFIDEIDAVGRQRGAGLGGGNDEREQTLNQLLTEMDGFEGNTGIIIVAATNRPDVLDAALMRPGRFDRQVTVDRPDYSGRLQILGVHARGKTLAKDVDLDKVARRTPGYTGADLANLLNEAAILAARRELTEVSNDEISDAIERVMAGPEKKDRVMSERRARLVAYHEAGHALVGALMPDYDPVQKISIIPRGNAGGLTFFTPSEERMESGLYSRAYLQNQMAVALGGRVAEEIVYGEDEVTTGASNDLQQVASTARQMITRFGMSDELGPVALGRAQGGMFLGRDIAAERDFSEETAAMIDKEVSELVDVAYKRATKVLVDNRAVLDELAEMLVEQETVDAEELQELLIKRDVRVAKYV, from the coding sequence GTGAACAAGCGTTGGCGAAATATCGGTCTCGGAGCCCTTCTGGTTCTGGCGATCGTTGTGATTGCACCAGCGTTCTTTGGTGGCGGCGGTGGTAGCCAGCCCCAGGTGAACACCATCCGTTACAGCGAGTTCGTTGAGGCGGTGAAGGACGACCAAATCAGCCGTGTGCTGATCTCTCCCGATCAAGGCACCGCTCAGGTGGTTGAAAACGACGGCCGTCGTGCCCAGGTCAACCTGGCCCCTGATCGTGAGCTGCTCGGTTTGCTGACCGAGCACAGCGTGGACATCGCTGTGCAGCCCTCCCGTCAGACCCCTGGCTGGCAGCAAGCTGCCGGAAGTCTGATCTTTCCTCTGCTTCTGCTTGGTGGTCTGTTCTTCCTCTTCCGGCGCGCCCAGGGCGGCGGTGGTGGCAATCCAGCCATGCAGTTCGGCAAGAGCAAGGCGCGGGTTCAGATGGAGCCCTCCACCCAAGTGACCTTCACCGATGTTGCCGGCATTGAAGGCGCGAAGCTTGAGCTGACCGAGGTTGTCGACTTCCTCAAGAACCCCGACCGCTTCACGGCGGTCGGCGCCAAGATCCCAAAGGGTGTTCTGCTTGTGGGACCTCCCGGCACCGGTAAGACCCTCCTCGCCAAGGCCGTGGCGGGCGAAGCAGGTGTTCCCTTCTTCTCAATCTCCGGCTCTGAGTTCGTCGAGATGTTCGTCGGCGTTGGTGCCAGCCGCGTTCGTGATCTTTTCGAGCAAGCCAAGAAAAACGCTCCCTGCATCGTCTTCATCGACGAAATTGACGCCGTTGGTCGACAGCGGGGCGCAGGTCTCGGCGGTGGTAACGACGAGCGAGAGCAAACGCTGAACCAGCTCCTGACGGAGATGGATGGTTTCGAGGGCAACACCGGCATCATCATCGTGGCGGCCACCAACCGCCCGGACGTGCTCGATGCTGCTTTGATGCGCCCCGGTCGTTTCGATCGTCAGGTCACCGTGGATCGCCCTGACTATTCCGGACGCCTACAAATCCTTGGCGTCCATGCCCGCGGCAAGACCCTTGCCAAGGATGTCGATCTCGACAAGGTTGCCCGCCGGACACCCGGCTACACCGGCGCTGATCTGGCCAACCTTCTCAACGAAGCCGCCATCCTTGCCGCCCGTCGCGAACTCACCGAAGTGAGCAACGACGAAATCAGCGATGCCATTGAACGGGTGATGGCTGGTCCTGAGAAGAAGGACCGCGTGATGAGTGAGCGTCGTGCTCGCCTTGTTGCTTATCACGAGGCTGGTCACGCCCTTGTGGGTGCCCTGATGCCTGACTACGACCCGGTTCAGAAGATCTCCATCATTCCCCGCGGTAACGCCGGTGGTCTGACCTTCTTCACCCCCAGTGAGGAGCGGATGGAATCCGGCCTGTATTCACGGGCTTATCTCCAGAACCAGATGGCCGTGGCCCTTGGCGGCCGGGTGGCTGAAGAGATTGTCTACGGCGAAGATGAGGTCACCACGGGTGCCTCTAACGACCTCCAGCAGGTCGCTTCAACCGCGCGTCAGATGATCACCCGCTTCGGCATGAGCGACGAGCTGGGGCCCGTTGCCCTTGGGCGTGCGCAAGGTGGCATGTTCCTTGGACGCGACATCGCTGCAGAGCGTGACTTCTCTGAGGAAACCGCCGCGATGATCGACAAAGAGGTCTCTGAGCTGGTGGATGTGGCCTACAAGCGGGCCACCAAGGTTCTCGTTGACAACCGAGCCGTTCTCGATGAATTGGCTGAGATGCTCGTTGAGCAGGAGACTGTTGATGCTGAAGAGCTTCAGGAGCTGCTGATCAAACGTGACGTCCGGGTCGCCAAATACGTCTGA